Proteins from a genomic interval of Croceicoccus naphthovorans:
- a CDS encoding N-formylglutamate amidohydrolase, which translates to MSPETPTTRPYRRIGTPKTVGPGKTGIVLVSDHASNLVPEGLDLGVPPGTMDMHIAVDIGVEGVAERMARRHAIPAHLACVSRLVIDLHREEDHPNLIPMESDGVLVPGNIGADRAERLAKFYHPYHDAMADWLDEADPRLIVSLHSFTPQLETQPDENRPWEVALLYNQNAEPARHAIRLFAAQGLTVGDNQPYSGRELNATMNRHAEAKGRDYLAIEVRNDLIATEAGQARWAALIADVAQRTVLALDAK; encoded by the coding sequence TTGAGCCCCGAAACCCCGACAACGCGCCCGTACCGCCGGATCGGCACCCCGAAGACCGTCGGCCCAGGAAAAACTGGAATCGTCCTTGTCTCCGACCATGCAAGTAACCTCGTGCCGGAAGGTCTGGACCTAGGCGTTCCGCCCGGCACGATGGACATGCACATCGCGGTCGACATCGGGGTAGAGGGCGTAGCCGAACGCATGGCCCGCCGCCACGCCATCCCTGCGCACTTGGCCTGTGTCAGCCGCCTTGTCATCGACCTTCACCGTGAGGAAGATCACCCCAACCTGATCCCGATGGAAAGCGACGGCGTGTTGGTCCCCGGCAACATCGGCGCGGATCGCGCGGAGCGGCTGGCGAAATTCTACCACCCCTATCACGACGCGATGGCGGACTGGCTGGACGAGGCGGACCCGCGCCTGATCGTCTCGCTCCACAGCTTTACCCCGCAGCTGGAAACACAGCCCGACGAGAACCGCCCGTGGGAAGTCGCGCTGCTCTACAATCAAAACGCCGAACCCGCACGCCATGCGATCCGGCTATTTGCCGCGCAGGGCCTGACGGTGGGCGACAACCAGCCCTATTCGGGCCGGGAACTCAACGCGACCATGAACCGCCATGCAGAGGCGAAAGGCCGCGATTACCTTGCCATCGAAGTCCGCAACGACCTGATCGCGACAGAGGCCGGACAGGCGCGCTGGGCCGCCCTGATCGCCGATGTGGCCCAGCGTACGGTGCTTGCGCTCGACGCGAAATAG
- a CDS encoding 4-(cytidine 5'-diphospho)-2-C-methyl-D-erythritol kinase encodes MTLTETAYAKINLALHVRRRREDGYHELETLFAFVDGGDRLAAEFAGEDRITVSGEFAGALDNPFDNILAHTLTKFPRGEGWHVHLEKNLPVAAGLGGGSADAGALIRMIAEAQSVPNDVMQRAAALGADVPACVWSDMKIGRGTGTELERVDNDLKGTPILLVNPRVPVPTGPVFKAWAKDGKGKDGGALPTGSAREIATNGRNDLEAPAIAICPPVADILAALADTAPWLARMSGSGATCFALYADTAARDAAAADIAARQPDWWQMTGLLR; translated from the coding sequence ATGACCCTCACCGAAACCGCCTACGCCAAGATCAACCTTGCGCTGCATGTCCGCAGGCGGCGGGAGGATGGGTATCACGAGCTTGAAACGCTGTTCGCCTTCGTCGATGGCGGCGACCGGCTGGCCGCCGAGTTCGCGGGCGAGGATCGCATCACCGTCTCCGGCGAATTTGCGGGCGCGCTGGATAATCCGTTCGACAACATCCTCGCCCACACGCTGACGAAGTTTCCGCGCGGCGAAGGCTGGCACGTCCATCTCGAAAAGAACCTGCCGGTCGCGGCGGGGCTGGGCGGCGGGTCCGCCGATGCGGGCGCGCTGATCCGCATGATCGCAGAGGCGCAATCGGTGCCGAACGACGTCATGCAACGCGCCGCCGCGCTGGGTGCCGACGTTCCGGCCTGCGTCTGGTCGGACATGAAGATCGGGCGCGGCACCGGGACGGAGTTGGAGCGGGTCGATAACGATCTGAAGGGCACGCCCATCCTGCTGGTAAACCCGCGCGTGCCGGTGCCGACCGGGCCGGTGTTCAAGGCTTGGGCCAAAGACGGGAAGGGCAAGGACGGGGGCGCTTTGCCCACCGGTTCCGCCCGCGAAATCGCCACCAATGGCCGCAACGATCTGGAAGCCCCCGCCATCGCGATTTGCCCTCCGGTGGCCGACATACTCGCCGCGCTGGCCGATACCGCACCGTGGCTGGCGCGGATGTCGGGATCTGGAGCCACCTGTTTCGCGTTATACGCCGACACCGCCGCGCGCGATGCCGCCGCCGCCGATATTGCCGCCCGCCAGCCCGACTGGTGGCAGATGACAGGACTTTTGCGTTGA